Proteins found in one Kluyveromyces marxianus DMKU3-1042 DNA, complete genome, chromosome 2 genomic segment:
- the KAR1 gene encoding Kar1p: MSSLPNFLNLGTPQRKASDSRIERINKLFDAKFKDEASVVSNNSTSVVNDIFEPYDMHEEDATVKYRQASSRLSPSVDSVSSNEGFGDEINSRFMPKLRSKHSIVELSQHSTPKKSIAIYDNPIPKRRVLKEKLGEPLPLPYLDPKKPVDVGTDLETRWNTIISTAKVRQKKKPLLNNTKPAQVETAEPRLRSSSVPQRIRIPSKSVIESNREYTDLETQLKNTSVKLDKLIELLQNNQQAINNKYEPFIWLFCIIILILCNVWVYHYL, from the coding sequence ATGAGTTCGTTACCCAACTTTCTTAATCTGGGAACTCCACAGCGAAAAGCTAGTGATTCACGAATAGAACGGATCAACAAGTTATTCGACGCGAAGTTTAAAGATGAGGCATCGGTAGTCTCGAACAATAGCACCAGTGTTGTAAATGACATCTTCGAACCTTATGACATGCACGAAGAAGATGCAACTGTCAAGTATAGACAGGCTTCCAGCCGACTTTCCCCCTCAGTAGATTCGGTAAGCTCAAACGAAGGGTTTGGTGACGAGATAAATTCGCGATTTATGCCAAAGCTGCGATCGAAGCACAGCATAGTGGAACTATCGCAACATAGTACTCCAAAAAAATCCATAGCTATTTATGATAATCCAATCCCGAAACGAAGAGTTCTGAAAGAGAAACTTGGTGAGCCTTTACCTCTACCGTACCTTGACCCAAAGAAACCTGTAGACGTTGGCACAGACCTTGAAACAAGATGGAACACAATAATTTCCACTGCTAAGGTACggcaaaagaagaagcccTTACTCAATAATACTAAACCGGCCCAAGTTGAAACTGCGGAGCCTAGGCTAAGGTCATCGTCAGTACCTCAACGGATAAGAATACCATCAAAGTCAGTCATTGAATCCAATAGAGAGTATACCGATCTTGAAACACAACTAAAAAATACCAGCGTCAAATTAGATAAGTTAATTGAACTTTTGCAAAACAATCAGCAGGCCATCAATAACAAATACGAGCCTTTTATCTGGTTATTCTGTATCATTATTCTCATACTTTGCAACGTATGGGTGTATCATTACCTGTAA
- the TIM22 gene encoding translocation channel protein TIM22, with product MGYQGFGLDQISPPEQKPFDQLSPEEQGERGAQMLMNFMTSCPGKSAISAVTGFALGGVFGLFMASMAYDTPLHTPVPTDATGLPNKVKDITDLPLRQQVKIQFADMGKRAYSSAKNFGYIGMIYSGVECCVESLRAKNDIYNGVAAGCLTGGGLAYKSGPQAAVVGCAGFAAFSTAIDLYMRNENKKPPKNDFNE from the coding sequence ATGGGTTATCAGGGGTTTGGTTTGGATCAGATATCCCCGCCAGAACAGAAGCCGTTTGACCAGCTTTCaccagaagaacaaggtgAAAGAGGTGCTCAAATGTTAATGAACTTCATGACGTCTTGTCCTGGTAAATCAGCGATCAGTGCAGTAACAGGTTTTGCTTTAGGTGGTGTTTTCGGTTTATTCATGGCATCCATGGCATATGACACTCCTCTACACACACCGGTACCAACAGACGCCACAGGATTACCAAACAAAGTGAAGGATATTACAGATTTACCGTTGAGACAACAGGTGAAAATACAGTTCGCTGATATGGGTAAGAGGGCGTATTCAAGTGCCAAAAATTTTGGTTACATTGGTATGATTTATTCTGGTGTTGAGTGTTGTGTTGAGTCCTTGAGAGCAAAGAATGACATTTATAATGGGGTAGCTGCAGGTTGTTTGACAGGAGGTGGATTGGCTTATAAGAGTGGTCCTCAAGCCGCAGTGGTGGGTTGTGCTGGTTTTGCAGCCTTCTCCACTGCTATTGACCTATATATgagaaacgaaaacaagaaacctCCAAAGAATGACTTCAATGAGTAA
- the SWT21 gene encoding Swt21p: MVQTIASTQDCYYGLQCNNIWDREENLVKELTETITNYDFPQLHKSYFSDKSRRSPITCSQLTWSYDGTSICGVFDDLGVRQFLIPENKLEGYWVPFTRWFINTPIVCSSILPSYSLYHNDPSKQAILCSSRDLPIRLYSLQPESNNKTSLQHYSTLNEENETFETPYAMAVQDDESGFLTGSVRNRICLYDFNRYHPIWQHQWTKSSCGKSSHKAIVSCFDEYNECHNHIRYAGTYKTEVLRIDTRIKNFELVSERDPSDSWSNGIYQIIKSDNGHYIYCMKRNAKEIDVLDTRKLGVSWKVNTLQLPFKIGKQKFKASLNNSKGLLIGSYSGEVMYWDKDCIEFGGLDRFESFGTGIKPMGSFSIHGDNSTEKEDACRVNCITTNPLDPKILAVSTSADKFAVEDADNFETSLRLIQIP; the protein is encoded by the coding sequence ATGGTCCAAACGATTGCTAGTACTCAAGACTGCTACTATGGGTTGCAGTGTAATAACATTTGGGATCGCGAGGAAAATTTGGTGAAAGAGCTTACAGAGACTATCACCAACTATGATTTCCCGCAACTTCATAAGTCTTATTTCAGTGATAAAAGTAGAAGATCGCCAATCACATGTAGTCAATTAACATGGTCTTATGATGGCACCTCCATATGTGGTGTATTTGACGATTTGGGGGTCCGTCAATTTCTCATACCGGAAAATAAACTGGAAGGGTATTGGGTTCCCTTTACTCGATGGTTCATTAATACACCCAtagtttgttcttcaatcttGCCGAGCTATTCTCTATATCATAATGACCCTTCTAAACAGGCTATTTTATGTTCTTCTCGAGATCTACCGATAAGGTTGTACTCTCTGCAACCAGAGAGTAATAACAAGACAAGTCTGCAACATTACTCCACACTAAATGAGGAGAATGAAACCTTTGAGACACCGTATGCAATGGCTGTGCAAGATGATGAATCGGGCTTCTTAACAGGTTCTGTGCGGAATAGAATATGTTTGTACGATTTCAATCGATACCATCCAATTTGGCAGCATCAGTGGACGAAAAGTTCCTGCGGTAAGTCTTCGCATAAAGCTatagtttcttgttttgaTGAGTACAACGAGTGTCACAACCATATAAGATATGCTGGAACATACAAAACGGAAGTACTTCGTATTGACACtagaatcaaaaacttcGAACTTGTTTCTGAGAGAGATCCATCCGACTCATGGTCGAACGGAATTTATCAAATTATAAAGTCTGACAATGGccattatatatattgcaTGAAGCGTAATGCGAAAGAAATCGATGTCCTTGATACTCGGAAGCTTGGTGTTTCTTGGAAAGTAAATACCCTTCAATTACCATTTAAGattggaaaacaaaaattcaaagCCAGCTTGAATAATAGTAAAGGTTTGCTTATTGGTTCATATAGTGGTGAGGTCATGTATTGGGACAAAGATTGTATTGAATTTGGAGGTTTAGATAGATTTGAAAGTTTCGGTACAGGAATCAAACCAATGGGATCCTTTTCGATACATGGTGATAACAgtacagaaaaagaagatgcGTGTAGAGTTAACTGTATCACTACTAACCCGCTAGACCCTAAAATTTTAGCAGTATCAACTTCTGCTGATAAATTTGCAGTTGAAGACGCCGACAACTTTGAGACATCTCTTAGACTCATCCAGATTCCATAA
- the RRI1 gene encoding COP9 signalosome catalytic subunit RRI1 translates to MNSTKFHDISLKEISQWISINERTLINQNSNQTNTQNTETGNGSIPIIDKLPIRTPITPELWKRNPCMFQKCLLSRLASVKILSHAISGRNIEVMGMLVGYSSNDIIVVKDCYSLPVQGTETRVNAHMESYEYMVQYLDAFVGKEDKIVGWYHSHPGYGCWLSNIDIQTQSLNQNYQDPYIAIVVDPKKSLEEKRLEIGAFRTIPSKESNKNDAFYPLNVQIYQNRFDASMSKLQFKFQVDSKVRYDHNEPELYKELLECVGNWFHAKKMMKNTTVPIFSIDSEPMNDNTSINDEMMQERSNSISSTSSLTTRHTTDVEMDEQESEQSSLELAANPVPGVHFQEAEVRQDYELKKKRLLLLKVKQYHKLKTYKQLFMESG, encoded by the coding sequence ATGAACTCCACTAAATTTCATGATATATCATTAAAGGAGATAAGTCAATGGATTAGCATCAATGAAAGAACATTAATAAATCAGAATTCAAATCAAACCAACACTCAAAATACAGAAACCGGCAATGGTTCAATACCAATCATAGATAAACTCCCTATCAGAACGCCAATTACGCCTGAACTATGGAAGCGTAATCCGTGCATGTTTCAAAAATGCCTTCTCTCTAGGTTGGCTAGTGTGAAGATACTATCCCACGCGATCAGTGGAAGAAACATAGAAGTAATGGGAATGCTAGTAGGATACAGTAGTAATGATATCATTGTAGTAAAAGATTGCTATTCTTTACCAGTTCAAGGGACAGAAACAAGAGTGAATGCTCATATGGAATCATATGAATATATGGTACAATATCTTGATGCATTTGTAGGCAAAGAGGATAAAATTGTTGGATGGTATCATTCGCACCCTGGTTATGGATGTTGGCTCAGtaatattgatattcaGACCCAATCATTAAATCAAAATTATCAAGATCCATATATCGCCATAGTCGTCGATCCTAAGAAGAGTCTCGAAGAGAAAAGGTTGGAAATCGGTGCTTTTAGAACAATACCGTCCAAAGAAAGTAATAAAAATGATGCATTTTATCCACTTAATGTGCAAATATACCAAAACAGATTTGATGCGTCTATGTCAAAATTACAATTCAAATTCCAAGTAGATTCAAAGGTTAGATATGATCACAATGAACCAGAATTATACAAGGAGTTGCTTGAATGCGTCGGAAATTGGTTCCatgcaaagaaaatgatgaaaaatacGACTGTTCCGATATTTTCTATTGATTCTGAACCTATGAACGATAATACTAGTATAAATGATGAAATGATGCAAGAAAGATCTAATTCAATTTCTTCGACGTCATCTTTGACCACGAGGCATACTACAGATGTTGAAATGGACGAACAAGAAAGTGAACAGAGTAGCTTAGAACTGGCAGCCAATCCTGTGCCTGGTGTGCATTTCCAAGAAGCGGAGGTTAGACAAGACTATGAactcaaaaagaagagactattactattaaaAGTCAAACAATACCACAAACTTAAAACATATAAACAGTTATTTATGGAATCTGGATGA
- the GDH2 gene encoding glutamate dehydrogenase (NAD(+)), whose translation MLSTPVPDISTLSISSIADYYNFEFPGKAAQKEQVVDLLDQQGFIPDTLLENEVDWFYEGLGIDDYFFSKEVPETIANVISTLYASKLESFAQNLKQLKVQKSIINDSHAMFLDTDNSLDSEIDSKFLDNTESHYRLISFLAENSLKLSFVYQNEYPKDPVSKSGSELTTEQLTSGDIDSISDVTMITMTSQENKKLYGQLIHLVSQRDGPVIKTFNSVANANEVRMCIAFKRSSTTSYYSAVSSLLNYYQLKHSKLYVDTFSNDVSIISIYLDKTQQDHDILKELRLSLLQVEREASLLYAIPHNSFKDLYNTRVFSPQEAIYAHIGAIFINHFINRLGSSYDSLIKQLNVKADDTLLNELLANLKRKLRTETYTQQMIIDVLHKYKEIVSKLYKSFAQAHYPQKTSATGSGGQKLQMTLSYQRLTQLEPFKNEEEFNLYLNKIFPNDSPDLLILKTLNLFNKSILKTNFFITRKVAISFKLKPELILPKSEYPETPYGIFFVVGNSFKGFHIRFRDIARGGIRIVVSRSQDVYEKNSKSVIDENYGLASTQQKKNKDIPEGGSKGVILLNPGLTSSQDTFNAFSQYVDSIIDILIKDPLKENYVDLYGKEEILFFGPDEGTAGFTNWATLHAKRRGCPWWKSFLTGKTSSLGGIPHDEYGMTSLSVRAYVNSLAEKAGFQNEKTYKFQTGGPDGDLGSNEILLSTDNEVYLGIVDGSGVLCDPEGLEKTELKRLAKERVMSCNYDKSKLSKRGFFVSVDDIDVMLPNGSLVANGTTFRNTFHYEVFKFVNHIDLFVPCGGRPNSIDLNNLHYFINKENNKCKIPYIVEGANLFISQPAKLELERHGAVLVKDASANKGGVTSSSMEVLAALSLNDDDFVNKFVSTDNKTNTELYKSYVKEIQEKVQFNARQEFKQLWQLNKTTGLPMSHLSNVISETINKLNDDLIESDELWSNDLKLRNYLLLNKIIPKLLTNVAGPEQILKNIPDSYLKALLSSYLSSHFVYEFGIDVNMGKFLEFIGNLKRDANNLEIL comes from the coding sequence ATGTTGTCAACTCCAGTACCAGATATCTCAACGCTCTCTATTTCGTCTATTGCAGACTATTATAACTTTGAATTCCCAGGAAAAGCAGCACAAAAGGAACAAGTTGTCGATCTATTGGATCAACAAGGGTTCATCCCAGACACCCTTTTGGAAAACGAAGTAGACTGGTTCTACGAAGGTTTGGGAATCGATGACTACTTTTTCTCGAAAGAGGTGCCGGAAACGATCGCCAATGTCATCTCTACCCTTTACGCTTCCAAGTTGGAATCGTTTGCGCAAAACttgaagcaattgaagGTTCAAAAGTCAATCATTAACGATTCTCATGCCATGTTTTTAGACACAGATAACAGCTTAGACTCTGAGATCGACTCTAAATTCCTAGATAATACCGAATCTCACTATCGGTTGATCTCCTTCTTGGCTGAAAACTCTTTGAAATTGTCATTTGTGTACCAAAATGAGTACCCAAAGGACCCTGTCAGCAAGTCTGGCAGTGAATTAACGACCGAACAATTAACTTCAGGTGATATTGACAGCATCAGTGATGTAACAATGATTACCATGACCTCTcaggaaaacaaaaaactgTATGGTCAGCTAATCCACCTTGTATCCCAACGTGATGGACCCGTCATCAAGACTTTCAACTCGGTGGCTAACGCCAATGAAGTGAGAATGTGTATCGCTTTCAAAAGATCGTCAACAACTAGCTATTACTCAGCGGTATCCAGCTTGTTGAACTACTACCAGCTAAAACACTCCAAGCTTTATGTGGATACTTTTTCTAACGATGTCTCCATCATTTCCATATACTTGGATAAAACTCAACAAGACCATGACATCTTGAAGGAGTTGCGTCTGTCCTTATTGCAAGTGGAAAGAGAAGCCTCTTTGCTATACGCTATCCCACATAACAGCTTCAAGGATTTGTACAATACAAGAGTCTTTTCTCCACAAGAAGCGATCTATGCTCATATTGGGgccatcttcatcaatcaCTTTATCAACAGACTTGGTTCAAGTTACGATTCGTTGATCAAACAATTGAATGTTAAGGCTGACGACACACTGTTGAATGAGCTTTTAGCTAATCTAAAACGTAAGCTAAGAACTGAAACTTACACCCAACAAATGATCATTGATGTGTTACACAAGTACAAGGAAATTGTATCAAAGTTGTACAAATCATTTGCCCAAGCACATTATCCACAAAAAACCTCAGCTACTGGATCTGGTGGTCAAAAGTTACAAATGACTTTGTCTTACCAACGTCTAACTCAATTGGAACCTTTCaaaaacgaagaagagtttaACTTATATTTGAACAAGATTTTCCCTAACGACTCTCCCGACTTGCTAATCTTGAAAACTTTGAACTTGTTTAACAAATCTATCTTGAAAACCAACTTCTTTATCACCAGGAAAGTTGCCATTTCATTTAAATTGAAACCAGAATTGATCTTGCCAAAGAGTGAATATCCAGAAACTCCTTATGGTATTTTCTTTGTCGTTGGTAACTCCTTCAAGGGTTTCCACATCAGATTCAGAGATATCGCCAGAGGTGGTATCAGAATTGTGGTATCTAGATCCCAGGATGTGTACGAGAAGAACTCAAAGAGTGTTATCGATGAAAACTACGGATTAGCATCAACgcaacaaaagaaaaacaaagataTTCCAGAAGGTGGTTCGAAGGGTGTCATTTTATTGAACCCTGGTTTAACTTCCTCTCAAGACACTTTCAATGCCTTTTCTCAATACGTTGATTCCatcattgatattttgattaAAGATCcattgaaagaaaattaCGTTGATCTATACggcaaagaagaaatcttATTCTTTGGTCCTGATGAAGGAACTGCAGGTTTCACCAACTGGGCTACTTTGCACGCTAAGAGACGTGGATGCCCATGGTGGAAGTCTTTCTTGACTGGTAAAACCAGTTCTCTTGGTGGTATTCCTCATGATGAATATGGTATGACCTCATTAAGTGTCAGGGCATACGTCAATAGCTTAGCAGAAAAGGCTGGCTtccaaaatgaaaagaCTTACAAGTTCCAAACTGGTGGGCCTGATGGTGACTTGGGTTCCAACGAAATTCTCTTGTCCACAGATAATGAAGTCTATTTAGGTATTGTGGATGGTTCTGGTGTCTTGTGCGATCCAGAAGGTCTTGAAAAGACtgaattgaaaagattggCAAAGGAAAGAGTCATGTCATGCAATTACGATAAATCTAAACTATCGAAGAGAGGATTCTTCGTGTCAGTTGATGACATTGACGTTATGCTACCTAATGGTTCGCTTGTGGCAAATGGTACTACGTTCCGTAACACATTCCATTACGAGGTCTTCAAATTTGTTAATCACATTGATCTATTTGTTCCATGTGGTGGTAGACCAAACTCTATTGATTTGAACAATTTGCACTATTTCATTAATAAGGAAAATAACAAGTGCAAGATTCCATACATTGTAGAGGGTGCTAACTTGTTTATCTCTCAACCTGCAAAGCTTGAGCTAGAAAGACATGGTGCCGTTTTGGTCAAAGATGCTTCTGCCAATAAAGGTGGTGTCACGTCATCCTCTATGGAAGTTTTGGCTGCTTTATCTTTGAATGACGACGATTTCGTCAACAAATTTGTCAGTACAGACAACAAGACAAATACTGAACTATACAAGTCATATGTCAAAGagattcaagaaaaggTTCAATTCAATGCTAGACAAGAGTTTAAGCAACTATGGCAATTGAACAAGACTACCGGATTACCAATGTCACATTTGTCTAACGTCATTTCAGAAACTATTAATAAGttgaatgatgatttgattgAATCTGATGAGCTATGGTCCAATGATTTGAAGCTCAGAAACTACTTGCTATTGAATAAGATTATTCCAAAACTCTTGACCAATGTCGCTGGTCCAGAACAAATTTTAAAGAATATCCCAGATTCTTATTTGAAGGCTCTCTTATCCAGTTATTTATCAAGTCACTTCGTATACGAATTCGGTATCGACGTTAATATGGGTAAATTTTTGGAGTTCATTGGTAACTTGAAAAGAGATGCTAACAACCTAGAGATTCTTTAA